The genomic window ATGGACATGATCTTCACCGGGCTGCCCCGCCTCCCCCTGCCCGGCACCGAGCTGATCACCGACGGGCTCGGCTCGGCGCCCGGCGGCGTCGCGAACATCGCCGTCGCGATGAGCCGGCTCGGCCTGCGCACCGGCCTCGCCGCCCCGTTCGGCGACGACCTGTTCGGCTCCTACCTCTGGCGGACGCTCGCCGAGCAGGAGCAGGTCGACCTCGGCTGGTCGCGGCGCGTCCCCGGCTGGCCGACTCCGGTCACGGTGTCGCTCGCGCACGCCGCCGACCGCAGCATGATCACCTACCAGCGCCCGCTGCCCGCCGGCGGCGAGCTGTTCGCCGACGCCCCCGCCGCCGCGACGTGCTTCGTGGACATCGGCCGTCCGCTCCCGGCCTGGGCGCTGGCGCTGCGCGCCGCGGGCACGCGGGTGTTCGCCGACGTCGGCTGGGACCCGACCGAGACGTGGTCCACCGACGTCCTGGACCGCCTGTCCGACGTGGACGTGTTCCTCCCGAACGCCGTCGAGGCGATGGCCTACACCCGCACCGCGACGCCGGAGAAGGCTCTGGACGCCCTCGCCGAACGCGTCCCGGTCGTCGTCGTGAAGCTCGGCGAGCGCGGCGCCGTCGCGGTCGACCGGACGACCGGGGAACGCGCCGCCGCGCCC from Actinomadura rubteroloni includes these protein-coding regions:
- a CDS encoding carbohydrate kinase family protein; this translates as MTTPEPCAGPRPDGPAGDTGALDVFLTGRVFMDMIFTGLPRLPLPGTELITDGLGSAPGGVANIAVAMSRLGLRTGLAAPFGDDLFGSYLWRTLAEQEQVDLGWSRRVPGWPTPVTVSLAHAADRSMITYQRPLPAGGELFADAPAAATCFVDIGRPLPAWALALRAAGTRVFADVGWDPTETWSTDVLDRLSDVDVFLPNAVEAMAYTRTATPEKALDALAERVPVVVVKLGERGAVAVDRTTGERAAAPALPVRALDPTGAGDVFAAGFVYGTLAGFPLERRLRFANLCAGLSVRHHSGSLGAPCWSEIAAFGESADIPAATLAEYAFVVPHIPAAGRPAYRAEPTLR